From one Amycolatopsis sp. FDAARGOS 1241 genomic stretch:
- a CDS encoding OFA family MFS transporter, with translation MALGFLARSRIVAPPGWTRWLVPPAALSIHLSIGQAYAWSVFKTPLEKTMHLSGTESGLPFQLGIVMLGLSAAFGGTLVEKNGPRWAMFVATICFGAGFLISALGVATGQFWLVVVGYGGIGGIGLGIGYISPVSTLIKWFPDRPGMATGIAIMGFGGGALIASPWSSAMLGTSPAASDIAVAFLIHGIVYAVFMTMGVLLVRVPADGWKPAGWEPKVDESKTLISTHNVSAANALKTPQFWCLWIVLCLNVTAGIGILEKAAPMITDFFKSTATPVGTAAAAGFVAMLSLTNMLGRFVWSTVSDAVGRKNIYRFYLGVGAVLYLIIALTTNSSKLLFVLCAMLILSFYGGGFSTLPAYLKDLFGNYQVGAIHGRLLTAWSVAGVLGPLIVDGIADSEKAAGKTGPDLYSTSFYIMIGLLVVGFVANEFVRPVKAKFHEPVGSTQVGSEA, from the coding sequence ATGGCCCTCGGCTTCCTGGCCCGCTCTCGTATCGTCGCACCGCCCGGCTGGACCCGCTGGTTGGTCCCACCCGCTGCGCTCTCGATACACCTCTCGATCGGTCAAGCCTACGCCTGGAGCGTGTTCAAAACCCCGCTCGAGAAGACGATGCACCTGTCGGGCACGGAGTCCGGGCTGCCGTTCCAGCTCGGCATCGTGATGCTCGGCCTGTCCGCCGCGTTCGGCGGCACGCTCGTGGAGAAGAACGGCCCGCGCTGGGCCATGTTCGTGGCCACGATCTGCTTCGGCGCGGGCTTCCTGATCTCGGCGCTCGGTGTCGCGACCGGGCAGTTCTGGCTCGTGGTCGTCGGCTACGGCGGCATCGGCGGCATCGGGCTCGGCATCGGCTACATCTCACCGGTGTCGACGCTGATCAAGTGGTTCCCCGACCGGCCGGGTATGGCCACCGGTATCGCGATCATGGGCTTCGGCGGTGGCGCGCTCATCGCGTCGCCGTGGTCGTCGGCGATGCTCGGCACCTCGCCGGCCGCGAGCGACATCGCCGTGGCCTTCCTGATCCACGGCATCGTCTACGCGGTCTTCATGACGATGGGTGTCCTGCTCGTGCGCGTGCCCGCTGACGGCTGGAAGCCCGCGGGCTGGGAGCCGAAGGTCGACGAGAGCAAGACGCTCATCTCGACGCACAACGTGTCGGCGGCCAACGCGCTGAAGACCCCACAGTTCTGGTGCCTGTGGATCGTGCTCTGCCTCAACGTGACCGCGGGCATCGGCATCCTGGAGAAGGCCGCGCCGATGATCACGGACTTCTTCAAGAGCACCGCGACGCCGGTCGGCACCGCGGCCGCCGCCGGTTTCGTCGCGATGCTCTCGCTGACCAACATGCTGGGCCGGTTCGTCTGGTCGACGGTCTCGGATGCGGTGGGGCGCAAGAACATCTACCGCTTCTACCTCGGTGTGGGCGCCGTGCTGTACCTGATCATCGCGCTCACCACGAACTCGTCGAAGCTGCTGTTCGTGCTCTGCGCGATGCTGATCCTCTCCTTCTACGGTGGGGGTTTCTCGACGCTGCCGGCGTACCTGAAGGACCTGTTCGGCAACTACCAGGTCGGCGCGATCCACGGCCGGCTGCTCACCGCGTGGTCGGTCGCCGGTGTGCTCGGGCCGCTGATCGTCGACGGCATCGCCGACAGTGAGAAGGCCGCCGGCAAGACCGGTCCGGACCTCTACTCGACGTCGTTCTACATCATGATCGGCCTGCTCGTGGTCGGCTTCGTCGCCAACGAGTTCGTGCGGCCGGTCAAGGCCAAGTTCCACGAGCCCGTGGGCAGCACCCAGGTGGGGAGTGAGGCGTGA
- a CDS encoding transcriptional regulator yields MTGDDYVPPDETVHVRTTEQLRAVSNLVRHRVLAVLRDGPATITQIAARLELAKGSSSYHVRVLERAGLVRVVRTKKVRGVVERYYGMAAKVVSLPDPAPGRRDVLMQHAIDDLATAPVDSPRLVRMRHLRLSEARFAEFERRLSELVDEMHAAREPGEAAATVAVAFFRPGEGAAR; encoded by the coding sequence GTGACTGGGGATGACTACGTACCGCCGGACGAAACCGTCCACGTGCGGACGACCGAACAACTGCGTGCTGTCAGCAATCTCGTGCGCCACCGCGTGCTCGCCGTCCTGCGCGACGGGCCGGCGACGATCACGCAGATCGCCGCGCGGCTCGAGCTGGCGAAGGGCAGTTCGAGCTACCACGTGCGCGTGCTGGAACGCGCGGGGCTCGTCCGTGTGGTCCGGACCAAGAAGGTCCGCGGCGTCGTCGAGCGCTATTACGGCATGGCGGCGAAGGTCGTCTCGCTGCCGGACCCCGCGCCGGGCCGGCGGGACGTGCTGATGCAGCACGCGATCGACGACCTCGCGACCGCGCCGGTGGACTCGCCACGCCTGGTGCGGATGAGGCACCTGCGGCTGAGCGAAGCGCGCTTCGCCGAGTTCGAGCGGCGCCTGAGCGAGCTGGTCGACGAGATGCACGCGGCGCGCGAACCCGGCGAAGCGGCGGCGACAGTCGCGGTGGCGTTCTTCCGGCCAGGCGAGGGAGCGGCACGGTGA
- a CDS encoding VanZ family protein, protein MRSRPRALLAIAVFGVLTVTLCPGHLAPPENVNLVPFAGIVDEAVNVSAPIGVLNNAGNVLLFVPLGFLAAFATRRRAAIVPVLAGFSAAIEAAQYFVGRSADVDDVLLNTLGAALGVALTAVVRSRARKTSA, encoded by the coding sequence ATGCGATCACGGCCCCGCGCGCTACTCGCCATTGCGGTGTTCGGGGTGCTCACGGTGACGCTGTGTCCGGGGCACCTGGCGCCGCCCGAGAACGTGAACCTGGTGCCGTTCGCGGGGATCGTCGACGAGGCCGTCAACGTCAGCGCGCCGATCGGGGTGCTCAACAACGCCGGCAACGTGCTGCTCTTCGTGCCGCTCGGCTTCCTCGCCGCTTTCGCCACGCGACGGCGCGCCGCGATCGTCCCCGTGCTCGCCGGGTTCTCGGCCGCCATCGAAGCGGCCCAGTACTTCGTGGGGCGCAGCGCGGACGTCGACGACGTGCTGCTCAACACCCTCGGCGCGGCGCTCGGCGTCGCGCTCACCGCGGTGGTCCGGTCACGCGCTCGCAAGACCAGCGCGTGA
- a CDS encoding MFS transporter, which translates to MTSVSSRGEQLRPKLPPAFSRLWSAATISMLGDGAYQAALPLLAVALSSDPVVISLVSVAMVLPHLVVGVVAGALVDRWERRRTMWVSDLAQAALLALTVVAGAFGLLGIPALLALAFLAGTGQLFFEVASQAYLPDLLGRDQTLLRRANGRLRGASTAAGQFAGPPLGSFLFSFARTVPFVVDAVSFALSALLIRTLPPAPVPERAPGTSVWADAREGFRYVVHDKLLLGLALRPAVGNFAFGAVGAVLVLFARDALGLTAVGYGFLLAAEAVGGLLGAMVVSGPLEKLVGTGTALTLTAVVEGGSILAFGLVRNPWLAGALFALCGCGMATTMVLGWSLRQVIVPARLMGRVGAASRLVALSAGPLGAILGGWLASGAGLRAPYVAGGVVLLTMTAVTMSMTSNAKVKAALARSTVDG; encoded by the coding sequence GTGACTTCGGTTTCCTCACGGGGAGAACAGCTCCGGCCGAAACTGCCGCCCGCCTTCAGCCGGCTCTGGTCCGCCGCCACGATTTCGATGCTCGGGGACGGGGCGTACCAAGCGGCGCTGCCGTTGCTGGCCGTCGCGTTGAGCAGTGATCCCGTGGTGATCAGCCTGGTGTCCGTGGCGATGGTCCTGCCGCACCTCGTCGTCGGTGTCGTGGCGGGTGCGCTGGTGGACCGGTGGGAGCGGCGGCGCACGATGTGGGTTTCCGACCTCGCGCAGGCGGCGCTGCTGGCGCTCACGGTGGTGGCCGGCGCGTTCGGGCTGCTGGGCATCCCGGCGCTGCTGGCGCTGGCGTTCCTCGCGGGAACGGGCCAGCTCTTCTTCGAGGTTGCTTCGCAGGCGTACTTGCCTGACCTGCTGGGCCGCGACCAGACGTTGCTGCGGCGGGCCAACGGGCGCCTACGCGGCGCGTCCACGGCCGCCGGGCAGTTCGCCGGGCCGCCGTTGGGGAGTTTCCTGTTCTCGTTTGCGCGGACGGTGCCCTTCGTGGTCGACGCGGTGTCGTTCGCGCTGAGCGCACTGCTGATCCGGACATTGCCGCCGGCGCCGGTTCCCGAGCGTGCGCCGGGCACATCGGTGTGGGCCGACGCGCGTGAGGGCTTCCGCTACGTCGTGCACGACAAGTTGTTGCTGGGCCTCGCGTTGCGCCCGGCGGTCGGCAACTTCGCCTTCGGCGCGGTGGGGGCCGTACTGGTGCTGTTCGCGCGGGACGCGCTGGGACTCACCGCCGTCGGCTACGGCTTCCTGCTCGCCGCTGAGGCGGTCGGCGGGCTACTGGGCGCGATGGTCGTGTCGGGACCGCTCGAGAAGCTCGTCGGCACCGGCACGGCGCTCACGCTGACGGCTGTCGTGGAGGGCGGGTCGATCCTCGCCTTCGGGCTCGTGCGCAACCCGTGGCTGGCGGGCGCGCTGTTCGCGCTGTGCGGCTGCGGCATGGCGACGACGATGGTGCTCGGCTGGTCGCTGCGCCAGGTGATCGTGCCGGCGCGGTTGATGGGCCGCGTCGGCGCCGCGTCCCGATTGGTCGCGCTCTCCGCCGGCCCGCTGGGCGCGATCCTGGGCGGCTGGCTGGCTTCGGGTGCGGGCTTGCGGGCGCCCTACGTCGCCGGTGGTGTGGTCCTGCTGACGATGACCGCGGTGACGATGAGCATGACGAGCAATGCCAAGGTGAAAGCCGCGCTCGCGCGGTCCACAGTGGACGGCTAG
- a CDS encoding VOC family protein, whose amino-acid sequence MRPAFHLAIPVDDLTRAREFYGGVLGLEEGRSADAWVDWNFHGHQVVTHVVAGARAEAGRNPVDGHDVPVPHFGLVLDVDAFHDLAGRLRGAGTEFVIEPYQRFAGEPGEQWTMFLHDPAGNALEFKAFRDQAQLFAK is encoded by the coding sequence ATGCGCCCCGCGTTCCACCTCGCCATCCCGGTCGACGACCTGACCCGCGCTCGCGAGTTCTACGGCGGCGTGCTGGGGCTCGAGGAGGGCCGTTCGGCGGACGCTTGGGTCGACTGGAACTTCCACGGCCACCAGGTCGTCACGCATGTGGTGGCGGGCGCACGCGCCGAAGCCGGCCGCAACCCCGTCGATGGCCACGACGTGCCGGTGCCGCACTTCGGCCTGGTCCTCGACGTCGACGCGTTCCACGACCTCGCCGGCCGCCTGCGCGGCGCGGGCACCGAGTTCGTGATCGAGCCGTACCAGCGCTTCGCCGGCGAGCCGGGGGAGCAGTGGACGATGTTCCTGCACGACCCGGCCGGCAACGCACTGGAGTTCAAGGCGTTCCGCGACCAAGCACAGCTGTTCGCGAAGTGA
- the fdhD gene encoding formate dehydrogenase accessory sulfurtransferase FdhD — MGRVTVRRPVRRISATGERRRPDSLAAEEPLEIRVDGKALAVTMRTPGHDVELAHGFLLSEGVLGSREDVAAARYCDGVDDQGRNTYNVLDVTLAPGVAPPETGVERNFYTTSSCGVCGKAALDAVKLKSRFSPAESTFEVKTDVLVELPDTLRDKQKVFKSTGGLHAAALFTPDGELEVVREDVGRHNAVDKVLGWALQAGRIPAPGLGLLVSGRASFELVQKAAMAGIGILAAVSAPSSLAVELAEENGMTLIGFLRGDSMNLYTGDQRVLA; from the coding sequence ATGGGCAGAGTGACCGTGCGCAGGCCGGTCCGGCGCATCTCCGCGACCGGTGAACGCCGCCGTCCCGACTCGCTGGCGGCGGAGGAACCGCTGGAGATCCGCGTCGACGGCAAAGCACTCGCTGTGACGATGCGCACGCCGGGTCACGACGTCGAGCTCGCCCACGGATTCCTGCTCTCGGAAGGCGTGCTCGGCTCCCGCGAGGACGTCGCGGCGGCGCGCTACTGCGACGGCGTCGACGACCAGGGCCGCAACACCTACAACGTGCTCGATGTGACACTCGCACCCGGAGTCGCACCTCCGGAAACCGGCGTGGAGCGGAACTTCTACACCACCTCATCGTGTGGCGTCTGCGGCAAAGCAGCGCTCGACGCCGTGAAGCTGAAGAGCCGCTTCTCCCCCGCGGAGTCGACCTTCGAAGTCAAGACCGACGTGCTGGTGGAGCTGCCGGACACGTTGCGGGACAAGCAGAAGGTCTTCAAGTCCACCGGCGGGCTGCACGCCGCGGCACTGTTCACCCCGGACGGTGAACTCGAAGTGGTGCGTGAGGACGTCGGCCGCCACAACGCCGTGGACAAGGTGCTCGGCTGGGCGCTGCAGGCCGGCCGGATCCCCGCGCCCGGCTTGGGCTTGCTGGTCTCCGGCCGCGCCTCCTTCGAGCTCGTGCAGAAGGCCGCCATGGCGGGCATCGGCATCCTCGCCGCCGTGTCCGCTCCGTCCTCTTTGGCCGTTGAGCTCGCCGAGGAGAACGGCATGACGCTGATCGGTTTCCTGCGCGGCGACAGCATGAACCTCTACACCGGCGATCAGCGGGTGCTCGCCTAG
- a CDS encoding IS110 family transposase: MGIDLAVRAQHQASMADEQGRVLWSGHRFRTRSEELDRLWARLPDGVTAAEVTVVMEPTRNAWVPLAAWFRRRGATVVLVSAERSADLRAYYAKHTKSDRMDSVLLARLPLLHPEGLHPERGTGPGDPLRRATKLHSTLVQRRTAGLARLDALLEILGPDWHAALSGDLANKTPLRFLAAGYADPHAVRRLGRARLARFFYRHSRGAWGDPEADRVLAAAAATTELWGEELAFAELADDIAVEARLALAITDEIKDVDERIAVLVAERDPEGIITSAPGVGPVTGAVILGRLGNVNRFSSLAAVRGFSGLIPSLNASGVSGSHGGPTKRGDALLREALFMAASQARRHDPTLAAKYHRLMVEAGKHHNSALCHIATTLLTRIASCWKNHTPYQLRDVNGTPVTAIQAGDIIAQRYTVPEDIRRSHRTTGVGTGQRNKKSPSAPSTGPSNTHAKPHQAA; encoded by the coding sequence ATGGGCATCGACCTCGCGGTCCGCGCGCAGCACCAAGCCAGCATGGCCGACGAGCAGGGACGCGTGCTCTGGTCCGGGCACCGTTTCCGCACCCGCAGCGAGGAACTGGATCGGTTGTGGGCACGGCTGCCCGACGGCGTCACGGCTGCGGAGGTGACGGTCGTGATGGAGCCGACCCGCAACGCGTGGGTTCCGTTGGCCGCGTGGTTTCGCCGACGGGGCGCGACGGTGGTGCTGGTGTCCGCAGAGCGGTCGGCGGATCTGCGCGCCTACTACGCCAAACACACCAAGAGCGACCGGATGGACTCGGTCCTGCTGGCCCGGCTGCCGTTGCTGCACCCCGAAGGACTCCATCCCGAGCGGGGCACGGGGCCGGGCGATCCGCTGCGGCGCGCGACGAAACTGCACTCCACGCTGGTCCAGCGCCGCACCGCCGGCCTCGCCCGGCTCGATGCGCTGCTGGAGATCCTGGGACCGGACTGGCATGCCGCCCTCAGCGGCGATCTGGCGAACAAGACTCCGCTGCGGTTCCTCGCCGCCGGCTACGCCGACCCACACGCCGTCCGTCGCCTCGGCCGTGCGCGGTTGGCCCGATTCTTCTACCGGCACTCCCGCGGCGCCTGGGGCGACCCGGAAGCCGACAGGGTCCTGGCCGCAGCCGCCGCGACCACCGAATTGTGGGGCGAGGAACTGGCCTTTGCCGAGCTGGCCGACGACATCGCCGTCGAAGCCCGCCTCGCGCTGGCGATCACCGATGAAATCAAAGATGTCGACGAACGTATCGCCGTCCTGGTCGCCGAACGTGACCCCGAAGGGATCATCACCTCCGCGCCCGGCGTCGGACCCGTGACCGGGGCAGTCATTCTCGGACGGCTCGGCAACGTCAACCGGTTCTCGTCCTTGGCAGCAGTCCGCGGTTTCAGCGGCCTTATTCCGTCGCTGAACGCGTCCGGCGTCTCCGGCAGCCACGGCGGCCCGACCAAACGCGGCGACGCCCTGCTCCGCGAAGCATTGTTCATGGCCGCCAGCCAGGCGCGCCGCCACGACCCCACCTTGGCCGCGAAGTATCACCGGCTGATGGTCGAAGCCGGCAAGCACCACAACTCTGCGCTCTGCCACATCGCAACCACCCTGCTGACCCGCATCGCATCATGCTGGAAAAACCACACGCCCTACCAGCTGCGCGACGTCAACGGCACACCCGTCACCGCGATCCAAGCCGGCGACATCATCGCCCAGCGATACACCGTTCCGGAAGACATTCGCCGATCACACAGGACAACCGGAGTGGGGACGGGCCAGCGAAACAAGAAGTCGCCAAGCGCTCCATCGACCGGCCCGTCCAACACCCACGCTAAACCCCACCAAGCGGCTTGA
- a CDS encoding LCP family protein, translating to MRIAGKIVVSALALVVFTGTAYGYTTLSSLDDVTRSSVIDAGKEPAPGEQPADGSLDILLVGRDSRTDQQGNPLPPDVLRELRAGPNGDDLTDTLIVLRIPNGQQAVKAFSIPRDTYVSMPGGKGKINAAYGRAKAVEAQKLRAAGETDQDKIEQESLTAARRGTRQAVEDLTGATIDHFAEVNLLSFYEISRAVGGVEVCLKAPSVDRDSGANFPAGPQKISGAAALAFVRERKPLPHGDIDRVRRQQVFLASLAHQVLSAGTLSNPGTIGDLIDAVKKSVVLDDSWNLLDFAGRLRGISGGGIQFATIPIVNPDYRYSKSDPRATAVQVDPAQVKAFAAGLIGAAPAPSAGPVVDVSNAGDSAGLASRVAEVLKDKGFASGKTGNTTPRRTSLVRYGPALATQGAAVAKLLGGLATAESADVPPGHIEVVLGEVYAGPGTSTGGGGAAPAGDPPITSAGQNCVD from the coding sequence GTGCGGATCGCAGGGAAGATCGTCGTCTCGGCGCTGGCGTTGGTGGTGTTCACCGGCACGGCGTACGGATACACGACGCTGAGCTCGCTCGATGACGTCACGCGCAGCAGCGTGATCGACGCGGGCAAGGAACCCGCCCCGGGTGAGCAGCCGGCCGACGGCTCGCTCGACATCCTGCTCGTCGGCCGCGACTCGCGGACCGACCAGCAGGGCAACCCGCTGCCGCCGGACGTGCTGCGCGAACTCCGGGCCGGACCCAACGGCGACGACCTCACCGACACGCTGATCGTGCTGCGTATCCCGAACGGGCAGCAGGCCGTGAAGGCGTTCTCGATCCCGCGCGACACCTACGTGTCGATGCCGGGCGGGAAGGGCAAGATCAACGCCGCGTACGGCCGCGCGAAGGCCGTGGAGGCACAGAAGCTGCGTGCTGCCGGGGAGACGGACCAGGACAAGATCGAGCAGGAGTCGTTGACGGCCGCGCGCCGCGGCACGCGCCAGGCCGTCGAAGACCTCACCGGCGCGACGATCGACCACTTCGCCGAGGTCAACCTGCTGAGCTTCTACGAGATCAGCAGGGCCGTCGGCGGGGTCGAGGTGTGCCTGAAAGCGCCGTCGGTCGATCGCGACTCCGGCGCCAACTTCCCGGCGGGGCCGCAAAAGATCTCCGGCGCCGCGGCGCTCGCCTTCGTGCGCGAGCGCAAACCCCTGCCCCACGGCGACATCGACCGCGTCCGGCGGCAGCAGGTGTTCCTCGCTTCGCTGGCGCACCAGGTGCTCTCGGCCGGCACGCTGAGCAACCCGGGCACGATCGGCGACCTCATCGACGCGGTGAAGAAGTCCGTGGTGCTCGACGATTCGTGGAACCTGCTGGATTTCGCGGGCCGGCTGCGCGGCATCTCCGGCGGCGGCATCCAGTTCGCGACGATCCCGATCGTGAACCCCGACTACCGCTACAGCAAGAGCGATCCGCGAGCGACGGCGGTGCAGGTGGATCCCGCGCAGGTCAAGGCGTTCGCCGCGGGGCTCATCGGTGCCGCGCCGGCCCCGTCGGCAGGCCCGGTCGTCGACGTTTCCAACGCGGGCGACTCGGCGGGCCTGGCCTCGCGCGTTGCGGAGGTGTTGAAGGACAAGGGGTTTGCGTCGGGCAAGACCGGCAACACGACGCCACGCCGGACCTCACTGGTGCGTTACGGTCCGGCGCTGGCCACCCAGGGCGCGGCGGTGGCGAAGCTCCTGGGGGGTCTCGCCACCGCCGAATCCGCCGACGTGCCGCCCGGCCACATCGAAGTCGTCCTCGGCGAGGTCTACGCCGGCCCCGGTACGAGCACCGGTGGCGGCGGCGCGGCGCCCGCGGGGGACCCGCCGATCACCTCGGCGGGCCAGAACTGCGTCGACTGA
- a CDS encoding GntR family transcriptional regulator, producing MDATPLRKAARRGLAEEASDRVRDAIFAGHFPPGAPLREVELAASLEVSRGSVREGLGLLAREGLVRGGWHRPTTVVEVTPADVEEVYSVRAALDRLAATTARAHASAADLTALDDLVSSLASEVDEGAAGPRLLALDIAFHDRVYDAAGNGRLTQAWHAVRSQVFLFQLQRVSLGHSQYRSRVVAEHRELAALIRDGDVAELDRVAADHVDSARRRLLAEL from the coding sequence ATGGACGCCACACCGCTGCGGAAGGCGGCGCGGCGCGGCCTGGCCGAGGAAGCGAGCGACCGCGTGCGTGACGCGATCTTCGCCGGTCATTTCCCGCCCGGCGCGCCGCTGCGCGAGGTCGAGCTCGCCGCGTCGCTCGAGGTGAGCCGCGGCTCGGTGCGGGAGGGCCTCGGGCTGCTCGCCCGCGAGGGCCTCGTGCGCGGCGGCTGGCACCGCCCGACCACCGTCGTCGAGGTGACGCCCGCCGACGTCGAAGAGGTCTACTCCGTGCGCGCGGCCCTGGACCGGCTCGCCGCGACCACCGCCCGCGCCCACGCCTCGGCCGCCGACCTGACCGCCCTCGACGACCTCGTGTCCTCCCTGGCGTCCGAAGTGGACGAAGGCGCGGCCGGCCCGCGGCTGCTGGCGCTCGACATCGCGTTCCACGACCGCGTCTACGACGCCGCGGGCAACGGCAGGCTCACGCAGGCGTGGCACGCCGTGCGCTCACAGGTGTTCCTGTTCCAGCTGCAACGCGTGTCGCTCGGGCACTCGCAGTACCGCTCGCGCGTGGTTGCGGAACACCGCGAACTGGCCGCCCTGATCCGCGACGGCGACGTCGCCGAACTCGACCGCGTCGCCGCCGACCACGTCGACTCGGCGCGGCGCCGGTTGCTGGCGGAGCTCTAG
- a CDS encoding SDR family NAD(P)-dependent oxidoreductase produces MNVLVTGGSRGIGRAIARAFAARGDRVAVHYGSNADAAEETLASLPGEGHVVLGGDLGDAGAAQRIADTAEELLGGVDVLVNNAAVGTTPETSTPVESIGYEHWQEVWRRTLDVNLLGAANVSFHVARHLIARGAPGRIVNVGSRGAFRGEPEHPAYGASKAALHALGQSLAVALAPHGISVTSVAPGFTATERVAHRITAAVREQSPFGRVGEPEEIAAAVVFLASAEATWASGAILDLNGASYLR; encoded by the coding sequence GTGAACGTCCTCGTCACCGGCGGGTCCCGCGGCATCGGCCGCGCGATCGCCCGCGCCTTCGCCGCCCGGGGTGACCGGGTTGCCGTCCACTACGGATCGAACGCCGATGCGGCCGAGGAGACTCTGGCTTCGCTGCCGGGCGAGGGCCACGTCGTCCTCGGCGGTGATCTCGGCGATGCGGGTGCGGCGCAACGGATCGCGGACACCGCCGAGGAGCTGCTGGGCGGGGTCGACGTGCTCGTGAACAACGCCGCCGTCGGCACCACCCCGGAGACGTCGACGCCTGTCGAGAGCATCGGTTACGAGCACTGGCAAGAGGTCTGGCGGCGCACGCTCGACGTCAACCTGCTCGGCGCGGCCAACGTCTCGTTCCACGTCGCGCGCCACCTCATCGCGCGCGGGGCGCCGGGGCGCATCGTGAACGTCGGGTCGCGCGGCGCGTTCCGCGGCGAACCCGAGCACCCGGCGTACGGCGCGAGCAAGGCCGCGCTGCACGCGCTCGGCCAGTCGCTCGCGGTGGCGCTGGCGCCGCACGGGATCTCGGTGACGTCGGTGGCGCCCGGGTTCACGGCGACCGAACGCGTCGCGCACCGGATCACCGCCGCCGTGCGCGAGCAGAGCCCGTTCGGCCGGGTGGGGGAGCCCGAGGAGATCGCGGCCGCCGTCGTGTTCCTCGCTTCGGCGGAGGCGACGTGGGCGTCGGGCGCGATCCTCGACCTGAACGGCGCGTCGTACCTGCGCTGA